In Ruminiclostridium papyrosolvens DSM 2782, the following proteins share a genomic window:
- the gltA gene encoding NADPH-dependent glutamate synthase has protein sequence MPNMSLAKVKMPEQEPDIRNKNFKEVALGYDEKMAIEEAQRCLNCKHKPCVSGCPVNVKIPEFIQLVAEGKFEDAYNKIRETNSLPAVCGRVCPQESQCEMLCVRTKKGESVGIGRLERFVADWYMQNVKASVNKPESNGIKVAVVGSGPAGLTCAGDLAKMGYEVTIFEAFHVPGGVLMYGIPEFRLPKTLVQQEIQTVKDLGVDVQTNMVIGRVLSVDDLKAEGYKAIFIGSGAGLPSFMGIPGENYNGVYSANEFLTRINLMGAYKFPSTDTPVFVGKNVAVVGGGNVAMDAARSAKRLGAENVYIIYRRSEAEMPARLEEVHHAKEEGIIFKVLTNPKQVLGTEDGWVKGMECVEMELGEPDKSGRRRPVEKKGSEHVVDLETVIIAIGQSPNPLISSTTPGLDIQSWGGIIVEEETGATSKSGVYAGGDAVTGAATVILAMGAGKKAAEAIDKFIRQNQ, from the coding sequence ATGCCTAATATGTCATTAGCTAAGGTAAAAATGCCTGAGCAGGAGCCAGACATAAGAAACAAAAACTTTAAAGAGGTTGCACTGGGTTATGATGAGAAGATGGCTATTGAAGAAGCACAGAGATGCCTCAACTGCAAACACAAGCCATGTGTATCAGGCTGTCCGGTTAATGTAAAGATACCTGAGTTTATACAGCTTGTAGCAGAAGGAAAATTTGAAGATGCTTATAATAAAATAAGAGAAACAAACAGCCTGCCTGCTGTCTGCGGAAGAGTTTGTCCACAGGAGTCCCAATGTGAAATGTTGTGTGTAAGAACTAAAAAGGGTGAATCTGTTGGAATAGGCAGACTTGAAAGGTTTGTAGCAGATTGGTATATGCAGAATGTAAAGGCTTCCGTTAACAAGCCTGAAAGTAATGGTATAAAGGTGGCTGTTGTTGGTTCCGGTCCTGCTGGACTTACCTGTGCAGGAGACCTTGCAAAAATGGGATACGAAGTAACTATTTTTGAGGCATTCCACGTTCCCGGAGGAGTTCTTATGTATGGAATACCTGAGTTCCGTCTTCCGAAGACTTTGGTTCAGCAGGAAATCCAGACAGTTAAAGACCTGGGAGTTGATGTACAGACAAATATGGTAATAGGTAGGGTACTTTCAGTTGATGATTTGAAAGCAGAAGGCTATAAGGCAATATTTATTGGTTCCGGTGCCGGTCTGCCAAGCTTTATGGGGATTCCCGGAGAAAATTACAACGGAGTGTACTCCGCTAATGAGTTTTTAACAAGAATAAACCTTATGGGTGCATATAAATTCCCAAGTACAGATACCCCGGTATTTGTGGGAAAAAATGTTGCGGTAGTAGGCGGAGGTAATGTTGCTATGGATGCTGCCAGAAGCGCAAAGCGTCTGGGCGCGGAGAATGTTTACATTATATACAGACGTTCAGAAGCTGAAATGCCTGCAAGACTTGAAGAGGTACACCATGCAAAAGAAGAAGGAATAATTTTCAAGGTATTGACCAATCCCAAACAGGTTCTTGGAACAGAGGACGGCTGGGTTAAAGGTATGGAATGTGTGGAAATGGAGCTTGGAGAACCTGACAAGTCAGGAAGAAGACGTCCTGTAGAAAAGAAAGGCTCAGAGCATGTGGTTGACCTTGAAACAGTAATCATTGCCATAGGACAATCTCCGAATCCACTTATATCATCTACTACTCCCGGACTTGACATACAATCTTGGGGCGGTATAATAGTTGAAGAAGAGACTGGTGCAACAAGTAAGAGTGGAGTTTATGCCGGTGGTGATGCTGTTACCGGTGCAGCTACTGTTATATTGGCAATGGGTGCCGGAAAAAAGGCAGCAGAGGCTATAGACAAATTTATCCGGCAGAACCAATAA